In the Mauremys mutica isolate MM-2020 ecotype Southern chromosome 13, ASM2049712v1, whole genome shotgun sequence genome, one interval contains:
- the LOC123348699 gene encoding olfactory receptor 10A5-like: MVTGNHTATPGFILLGYSNLTNLQGLLFVVFLVIYMVILLGNGVIVLVTVLDSALHTTMYFFLRNLSFVEICYTSVTLPKMVASCLAEDGSISFIGCAAQMYFLLLLGGTECFLLAAMAYDRYMAICNPLHYTLIVNREVCARMVAGSWLVNIPVHFGQTYLVFSLPFCGSREINHFFCDIPPLLELSCVDTYRNKIALFMAVLLFIITPFILIVISYIKIASTVLKMPSSEGRHKTFSTCSSHLTVVTLFYCSGMIAYLRPKSRNSEDTEKLLSLFYTIVTPLFNPFIYSLRNKEVKASLRKLVGKK; the protein is encoded by the coding sequence ATGGTGACTGGAAATCACACCGCAACACCTGGCTTCATCCTCTTGGGATATTCCAACCTCACGAACCTGCAGGGTTTGCTCTTTGTGGTCTTCTTGGTCATCTACATGGTGATCCTGCTTGGGAATGGTGTCATTGTCTTGGTCACGGTGTTGGACTCTGCCCTGCACACcaccatgtatttcttcctcaggaACTTGTCCTTTGTGGAGATCTGCTACACCTCAGTCACCCTGCCCAAGATGGTGGCCAGTTGCCTGGCAGAGGATGGAAGTATCTCATTCATCGGCTGTGCTGCCCAGATGTATTTCTTACTTTTACTAGGTGGCACAGAGTGTTTCCTTCTGGCGGCCATGGCCTATGACCGTTACATGGCCATATGTAACCCCCTGCATTACACACTTATTGTCAACAGGGAGGTTTGTGCTAGGATGGTAGCCGGGTCCTGGCTTGTCAACATCCCGGTTCATTTTGGGCAGACATATTTGGTGTTTTCTTTGCCCTTCTGTGGGTCTCGTGAAAttaaccatttcttctgtgacatccccCCTCTGCTGGAGCTGTCCTGCGTGGACACCTATAGGAATAAAATTGCTTTGTTTATGGCAGTTCTGCTATTCATAATCACCCCTTTTATCTTAATTGTTATCTCTTATATTAAAATTGCCAGCACAGTTTTGAAGATGCCTTCATCTGAGGGCAGACACAAgaccttctccacctgctcctcacaCCTCACTGTGGTGACTCTATTCTATTGCTCTGGTATGATAGCGTATTTGAGACCCAAGTCAAGGAACTCAGAGGACACTGAAAAACTGCTCTCTCTGTTTTATACCATTGTGACTCCGCTGTTCAACCCCTTCATATATAGTCTGAGGAACAAGGAAGTGAAAGCCTCCCTAAGGAAATTAGTAGGTAAAAAATGA